In Gorilla gorilla gorilla isolate KB3781 chromosome 12, NHGRI_mGorGor1-v2.1_pri, whole genome shotgun sequence, the following are encoded in one genomic region:
- the LOC129531480 gene encoding uncharacterized protein, whose protein sequence is MYLQREEGPPRGFGATKELREELLSEESPFFSLFKVSASLISDDLVTTTWLLAELRKKSYNIVMTITIIIIAIITFITITIISPAASPLEPGASQGLQKDLLSSFKIKLSQPSLGLQSRRRPQAAFVLSTGLVCERLSPSPKVELTATACALSSARQASTPWLGAACSAPWAFTVPAAVASTLGPDEGVHPSAHDPTAPTPPPGPPRCWNGVMALWLGPNSTCSRLPELTDSEDCQQCPPEQEPGPQCSSCIFCSLHYFTGRSPSCQPCPSGSGTNEMR, encoded by the exons ATGTATCTGCAGAGAGAAGAAGGGCCTCCCCGGGGCTTTGGTGCAACAAAAGAACTGAGAGAAGAACTTTTATCTGAAGAAt CTCCTTTTTTCTCACTCTTCAAAGTGTCTGCAAGCCTAATCTCTGATGACCTTGTGACAACAACCTGGctcttagctgaactaaggaaaaagtCCTACAACATCGTCAtgaccatcaccattatcatcattgcTATTATCAccttcatcaccatcaccatcatatcA CCTGCGGCTTCCCCACTGGAACCTGGAGCCTCTCAAGGCCTCCAGAAGGATTTGCTGAGCAGTTTCAAGATAAAGCTCAGTCAGCCGTCGCTTGGTCTTCAGTCCCGAAGGAGGCCACAAGCTGCCTTCGTGCTCAGCACAGGTTTGGTTTGC GAACGGCTATCCCCTTCCCCCAAGGTGGAGCTGACAGCCACTGCCTGTGCCTTGTCGTCTGCCCGGCAGGCCAGCACTCCATGGCTGGGAGCAGCCTGCAGTGCCCCATGGGCTTTTA CAGTTCCTGCTGCTGTGGCCTCCACCCTTGGACCAGATGAAGGAGTTCATCCCTCTGCCCATGACCCCACTGCTCCGACCCCTCCACCTGGGCCCCCACG ctgctggaatgGAGTGATGGCTTTGTGGCTGGGCCCCAACAGCACCTGCAGTCGGCTCCCAGAACTCACAGACAGCGAGGACTGCCAG CAGTGCCCACCTGAACAGGAGCCAGGCCCACAGTGCTCCAGCTGCATTTTTTGCTCTCTGCACTACTTCACAGGCAGAAGCCCCAGCTGCCAGCCCTGCCCCTCAG GAAGTGGCacaaatgaaatgagatga